The Hemibagrus wyckioides isolate EC202008001 linkage group LG15, SWU_Hwy_1.0, whole genome shotgun sequence genome window below encodes:
- the LOC131366333 gene encoding tetratricopeptide repeat protein 39B isoform X1 encodes MCVSFPSSCKLTGHGDMAARGSGTENTDTTEDCFEDAYDQIPVASRMDLPSSIEECTLALNLLLNNKFTEALDVLRPWYKDSVYHALGYSSILVMQAGMTFENKDIQVAMAAIKESLQTCQKFRKRRSMVDSLSSLISKQSSNGLKAEEMHAEICYAECLLQKAALTFIQDENMISFIKGGMKIRTSYQIYKDCQDVLSVSQRVDGHIETFTQFESGVKLGIGSFNLMLSLLPARILRLLEFIGFSGNRDFGLAQLREGAASHSLRSILCVLTLLVYHTYVCLILGTGEGDLVEAEALLEPYVDKFPKGSIILFYTARIAVLRGHFQKAQQKFEECISSQHQWHQIHHLCYWELMWCHSFQQQWSEAYRYADLLCRESRWSKAIYVYQKAAILSMMSEDEVKNTGEDIVDLFRQVEGLKQRLAGKSIPTEKFAVRKARRYSGAKPITLVIPALEMMYVWNGFTIVGKQPDATEALLITIERAEEQLRNNPKPTEYHTDDECLVQMLKGLCLKHLGRLLQAELCYSHVIASEKRIHYDHYLIPFTLYELGLLYKLQGEFAKATRYIEDAKVNYKDYSMESRLHFRIHAALNSLKGTPGNSP; translated from the exons ATGTGTGTTTCCTTCCCCTCATCCTGTAAGCTCACGGGACACGGCGACATGGCTGCGCGAGGAAGCGGAACAGAAAATACTGACACGACTGAG gACTGCTTTGAAGATGCCTATGACCAAATCCCAGT tgcctCTAGGATGGACCTGCCGTCATCTATAGAGGAGTGCACTCTGGCTCTCAACCTGCTGCTGAACAACAAGTTCACTGAAGCTCTGGATGTCCTCAGACCCTG GTATAAGGACAGTGTGTATCATGCTTTGGGATACAGCAGTATTCTGGTGATGCAGGCAGGAATGACTTTTGAGAACAAGGACATTCAGGTTGCCATGGCAGCCATCAAAGAGTCTCTGCAAACCTGCCAGAA GTTCAGGAAGAGAAGGTCGATGGTGGACTCACTCTCCAGTTTGATCTCTAAACAGTCATCTAATGGCCTGAAAGctg AGGAGATGCATGCAGAGATTTGTTATGCTGAATGTCTGCTACAGAAAGCTGCGCTGACCTTCATACAg gATGAGAACATGATCAGCTTCATTAAGGGTGGCATGAAAATCCGCACCAGCTATCAGATATACAa ggattgCCAGGATGTGCTAAGCGTGTCTCAGCGTGTGGACGGACACATTGAGACCTTCACACAGTTTGAAAGTGGAGTGAAGCTGGGCATCGGCTCATTCAACCTG ATGTTGTCACTGCTGCCTGCACGAATCCTCCGACTGCTAGAGTTCATCGGCTTCTCAGGGAACAGA gacttTGGGCTGGCCCAGCTAAGAGAAGGAGCAGCGAGTCACAGTCTAAGATCCATCTTGTGTGTATTAACACTGCTGGTGTACCACACCTACGTCTGCCTCATCctcg GAACAGGAGAAGGGGACTTGGTGGAAGCAGAGGCTCTGTTAGAGCCATATGTGGACAAATTTCCTAAA GGTTCTATCATCCTGTTCTACACAGCACGGATTGCTGTACTGCGTGGACATTTCCAGAAG gCACAGCAGAAGTTTGAGGAATGTATCAGTTCTCAGCATCAGTGGCATCAGATTCATCACCTGTGTTACTGGGAGCTGATGTGGTGTCACTCGTTCCAGCAGCAGTGGAGTGAAGCGTATCGTTACGCTGACCTACTGTGCAGAGAGAGCCGCTGGTctaaa gCGATCTATGTGTATCAGAAGGCTGCTATTCTCAGCatgatgagtgaagatgaggtGAAGAACACTGGGGAGGACATTGTTGACTTATTCcg GCAGGTAGAGGGGCTGAAGCAGCGTTTAGCCGGAAAGTCCATCCCCACTGAGAAGTTTGCAGTGAGGAAAGCTCGCCGATACTCAGGAGCCAAACCCATCACACTGGTCATCCCTGCACTG GAAATGATGTACGTGTGGAATGGGTTCACCATTGTGGGGAAGCAACCGGATGCCACGGAGGCGTTACTGATCACTATAGAGAGAGCAGAGGAACAACTGAGGAATAATCCCA agccTACAGAGTATCACACGGATGACGAGTGTTTGGTGCAGATGTTGAAGGGTTTGTGTCTGAAACATCTGGGCAGGTTATTGCAGGCAGAGCTCTGCTACTCACATGTCAtcgcaag tgagAAGAGGATTCATTATGATCATTATTTGATACCCTTCACTCTCTATGAGCTCGGTTTACTCTACAAACTACAGGGAGAGTTTGCCAAGGCAACGAGATACATCGAAGATGCCaa GGTGAATTATAAAGATTACTCAATGGAGTCTCGGCTGCATTTCCGCATCCACGCTGCACTGAACAGCCTGAAAGGTACTCCGGGAAACTCGCCATAG
- the LOC131366333 gene encoding tetratricopeptide repeat protein 39B isoform X2: MCVSFPSSCKLTGHGDMAARGSGTENTDTTEDCFEDAYDQIPVASRMDLPSSIEECTLALNLLLNNKFTEALDVLRPWFRKRRSMVDSLSSLISKQSSNGLKAEEMHAEICYAECLLQKAALTFIQDENMISFIKGGMKIRTSYQIYKDCQDVLSVSQRVDGHIETFTQFESGVKLGIGSFNLMLSLLPARILRLLEFIGFSGNRDFGLAQLREGAASHSLRSILCVLTLLVYHTYVCLILGTGEGDLVEAEALLEPYVDKFPKGSIILFYTARIAVLRGHFQKAQQKFEECISSQHQWHQIHHLCYWELMWCHSFQQQWSEAYRYADLLCRESRWSKAIYVYQKAAILSMMSEDEVKNTGEDIVDLFRQVEGLKQRLAGKSIPTEKFAVRKARRYSGAKPITLVIPALEMMYVWNGFTIVGKQPDATEALLITIERAEEQLRNNPKPTEYHTDDECLVQMLKGLCLKHLGRLLQAELCYSHVIASEKRIHYDHYLIPFTLYELGLLYKLQGEFAKATRYIEDAKVNYKDYSMESRLHFRIHAALNSLKGTPGNSP; the protein is encoded by the exons ATGTGTGTTTCCTTCCCCTCATCCTGTAAGCTCACGGGACACGGCGACATGGCTGCGCGAGGAAGCGGAACAGAAAATACTGACACGACTGAG gACTGCTTTGAAGATGCCTATGACCAAATCCCAGT tgcctCTAGGATGGACCTGCCGTCATCTATAGAGGAGTGCACTCTGGCTCTCAACCTGCTGCTGAACAACAAGTTCACTGAAGCTCTGGATGTCCTCAGACCCTG GTTCAGGAAGAGAAGGTCGATGGTGGACTCACTCTCCAGTTTGATCTCTAAACAGTCATCTAATGGCCTGAAAGctg AGGAGATGCATGCAGAGATTTGTTATGCTGAATGTCTGCTACAGAAAGCTGCGCTGACCTTCATACAg gATGAGAACATGATCAGCTTCATTAAGGGTGGCATGAAAATCCGCACCAGCTATCAGATATACAa ggattgCCAGGATGTGCTAAGCGTGTCTCAGCGTGTGGACGGACACATTGAGACCTTCACACAGTTTGAAAGTGGAGTGAAGCTGGGCATCGGCTCATTCAACCTG ATGTTGTCACTGCTGCCTGCACGAATCCTCCGACTGCTAGAGTTCATCGGCTTCTCAGGGAACAGA gacttTGGGCTGGCCCAGCTAAGAGAAGGAGCAGCGAGTCACAGTCTAAGATCCATCTTGTGTGTATTAACACTGCTGGTGTACCACACCTACGTCTGCCTCATCctcg GAACAGGAGAAGGGGACTTGGTGGAAGCAGAGGCTCTGTTAGAGCCATATGTGGACAAATTTCCTAAA GGTTCTATCATCCTGTTCTACACAGCACGGATTGCTGTACTGCGTGGACATTTCCAGAAG gCACAGCAGAAGTTTGAGGAATGTATCAGTTCTCAGCATCAGTGGCATCAGATTCATCACCTGTGTTACTGGGAGCTGATGTGGTGTCACTCGTTCCAGCAGCAGTGGAGTGAAGCGTATCGTTACGCTGACCTACTGTGCAGAGAGAGCCGCTGGTctaaa gCGATCTATGTGTATCAGAAGGCTGCTATTCTCAGCatgatgagtgaagatgaggtGAAGAACACTGGGGAGGACATTGTTGACTTATTCcg GCAGGTAGAGGGGCTGAAGCAGCGTTTAGCCGGAAAGTCCATCCCCACTGAGAAGTTTGCAGTGAGGAAAGCTCGCCGATACTCAGGAGCCAAACCCATCACACTGGTCATCCCTGCACTG GAAATGATGTACGTGTGGAATGGGTTCACCATTGTGGGGAAGCAACCGGATGCCACGGAGGCGTTACTGATCACTATAGAGAGAGCAGAGGAACAACTGAGGAATAATCCCA agccTACAGAGTATCACACGGATGACGAGTGTTTGGTGCAGATGTTGAAGGGTTTGTGTCTGAAACATCTGGGCAGGTTATTGCAGGCAGAGCTCTGCTACTCACATGTCAtcgcaag tgagAAGAGGATTCATTATGATCATTATTTGATACCCTTCACTCTCTATGAGCTCGGTTTACTCTACAAACTACAGGGAGAGTTTGCCAAGGCAACGAGATACATCGAAGATGCCaa GGTGAATTATAAAGATTACTCAATGGAGTCTCGGCTGCATTTCCGCATCCACGCTGCACTGAACAGCCTGAAAGGTACTCCGGGAAACTCGCCATAG
- the LOC131366333 gene encoding tetratricopeptide repeat protein 39B isoform X3, giving the protein MQAGMTFENKDIQVAMAAIKESLQTCQKFRKRRSMVDSLSSLISKQSSNGLKAEEMHAEICYAECLLQKAALTFIQDENMISFIKGGMKIRTSYQIYKDCQDVLSVSQRVDGHIETFTQFESGVKLGIGSFNLMLSLLPARILRLLEFIGFSGNRDFGLAQLREGAASHSLRSILCVLTLLVYHTYVCLILGTGEGDLVEAEALLEPYVDKFPKGSIILFYTARIAVLRGHFQKAQQKFEECISSQHQWHQIHHLCYWELMWCHSFQQQWSEAYRYADLLCRESRWSKAIYVYQKAAILSMMSEDEVKNTGEDIVDLFRQVEGLKQRLAGKSIPTEKFAVRKARRYSGAKPITLVIPALEMMYVWNGFTIVGKQPDATEALLITIERAEEQLRNNPKPTEYHTDDECLVQMLKGLCLKHLGRLLQAELCYSHVIASEKRIHYDHYLIPFTLYELGLLYKLQGEFAKATRYIEDAKVNYKDYSMESRLHFRIHAALNSLKGTPGNSP; this is encoded by the exons ATGCAGGCAGGAATGACTTTTGAGAACAAGGACATTCAGGTTGCCATGGCAGCCATCAAAGAGTCTCTGCAAACCTGCCAGAA GTTCAGGAAGAGAAGGTCGATGGTGGACTCACTCTCCAGTTTGATCTCTAAACAGTCATCTAATGGCCTGAAAGctg AGGAGATGCATGCAGAGATTTGTTATGCTGAATGTCTGCTACAGAAAGCTGCGCTGACCTTCATACAg gATGAGAACATGATCAGCTTCATTAAGGGTGGCATGAAAATCCGCACCAGCTATCAGATATACAa ggattgCCAGGATGTGCTAAGCGTGTCTCAGCGTGTGGACGGACACATTGAGACCTTCACACAGTTTGAAAGTGGAGTGAAGCTGGGCATCGGCTCATTCAACCTG ATGTTGTCACTGCTGCCTGCACGAATCCTCCGACTGCTAGAGTTCATCGGCTTCTCAGGGAACAGA gacttTGGGCTGGCCCAGCTAAGAGAAGGAGCAGCGAGTCACAGTCTAAGATCCATCTTGTGTGTATTAACACTGCTGGTGTACCACACCTACGTCTGCCTCATCctcg GAACAGGAGAAGGGGACTTGGTGGAAGCAGAGGCTCTGTTAGAGCCATATGTGGACAAATTTCCTAAA GGTTCTATCATCCTGTTCTACACAGCACGGATTGCTGTACTGCGTGGACATTTCCAGAAG gCACAGCAGAAGTTTGAGGAATGTATCAGTTCTCAGCATCAGTGGCATCAGATTCATCACCTGTGTTACTGGGAGCTGATGTGGTGTCACTCGTTCCAGCAGCAGTGGAGTGAAGCGTATCGTTACGCTGACCTACTGTGCAGAGAGAGCCGCTGGTctaaa gCGATCTATGTGTATCAGAAGGCTGCTATTCTCAGCatgatgagtgaagatgaggtGAAGAACACTGGGGAGGACATTGTTGACTTATTCcg GCAGGTAGAGGGGCTGAAGCAGCGTTTAGCCGGAAAGTCCATCCCCACTGAGAAGTTTGCAGTGAGGAAAGCTCGCCGATACTCAGGAGCCAAACCCATCACACTGGTCATCCCTGCACTG GAAATGATGTACGTGTGGAATGGGTTCACCATTGTGGGGAAGCAACCGGATGCCACGGAGGCGTTACTGATCACTATAGAGAGAGCAGAGGAACAACTGAGGAATAATCCCA agccTACAGAGTATCACACGGATGACGAGTGTTTGGTGCAGATGTTGAAGGGTTTGTGTCTGAAACATCTGGGCAGGTTATTGCAGGCAGAGCTCTGCTACTCACATGTCAtcgcaag tgagAAGAGGATTCATTATGATCATTATTTGATACCCTTCACTCTCTATGAGCTCGGTTTACTCTACAAACTACAGGGAGAGTTTGCCAAGGCAACGAGATACATCGAAGATGCCaa GGTGAATTATAAAGATTACTCAATGGAGTCTCGGCTGCATTTCCGCATCCACGCTGCACTGAACAGCCTGAAAGGTACTCCGGGAAACTCGCCATAG